A part of Bacteroidia bacterium genomic DNA contains:
- a CDS encoding sugar ABC transporter substrate-binding protein yields the protein MNKQYISLFPLFLLLYLTSCQPPNTGPTIGISFETLQTEYWVASVEALKTNCENRGIQYLLAVSNGDANRQFEQVNNFISQGVDGIIITPKDAHTIIPIIKAANRAGIPIVIYNRLPAQHAGDHVAIVADNYEITKNTVRYMGELARASGKKHKAMILIGDLGDINAIYRRDGFYDAIKEYEDVVEVVSGIPTEWNQEKALAGVTNALQANPDISFIFTSSDFLFPSILSALKNTDKYYPVGHERHVILGGFDGDAMAYALLKQGYLDADGVQDVFYECSASVQAILDVIEGKKPERTIVDPGFVIHQQNLEEKAQQMWGANIP from the coding sequence ATGAATAAGCAATACATTTCCCTGTTTCCGCTTTTCCTGTTGTTGTACCTCACTTCATGTCAGCCACCCAACACCGGACCCACCATAGGCATTTCCTTTGAAACCCTGCAAACGGAATACTGGGTTGCGAGTGTTGAGGCATTGAAAACGAATTGTGAGAATAGGGGAATCCAGTATTTACTGGCGGTCTCCAACGGAGATGCCAACCGGCAGTTTGAGCAGGTCAATAATTTTATCTCTCAGGGAGTAGATGGCATCATCATCACTCCCAAAGACGCACACACCATTATTCCCATTATCAAGGCTGCCAACCGCGCCGGTATCCCTATTGTCATATACAACCGGCTTCCTGCTCAGCATGCAGGTGACCATGTCGCCATCGTGGCCGACAACTATGAGATCACCAAAAATACCGTCCGGTATATGGGCGAACTGGCCAGAGCTTCGGGAAAAAAACACAAGGCCATGATTTTGATCGGCGACCTGGGCGATATCAACGCCATCTATCGCCGCGACGGTTTTTACGATGCCATCAAAGAATATGAAGATGTGGTTGAGGTCGTATCGGGAATCCCGACAGAATGGAATCAGGAAAAAGCACTGGCAGGCGTAACCAATGCTTTACAGGCCAATCCCGACATCAGTTTTATCTTTACCTCCTCAGATTTTTTATTTCCTTCCATCCTGTCAGCCCTCAAAAATACGGATAAATACTACCCCGTGGGGCACGAACGTCACGTGATTTTGGGCGGCTTTGACGGAGATGCCATGGCCTATGCCCTGCTGAAGCAAGGATATCTGGACGCCGACGGCGTCCAGGATGTTTTTTATGAATGCAGCGCTTCAGTGCAGGCCATTCTGGATGTGATTGAAGGAAAAAAGCCGGAACGAACCATCGTTGATCCAGGTTTTGTGATTCATCAGCAAAATCTGGAAGAAAAAGCACAACAAATGTGGGGAGCCAATATACCATAG
- a CDS encoding sugar phosphate isomerase/epimerase family protein: MKLGISTFAFAWAIGVGNRRPLQPMNALDFLQRAKDLGLNRVQFGDNLPLHQLPEPELAQLIGFCRDENIQAEVGARGLLPDHVQTYLDIAGRFRSPFLRIVVDAPGYEPDMSKIVSVINQVLPVLKQKNVKLAIENHDRLKADQFVEMVERTDPEWVGICLDTINSMGADQSIGEILSLLAPYTFNFHVKDYTIKRKWHNMGFDTTGTPAGQGMMPVKKIVETLRQYNRCYSATLELWPEPMDDLEQTIRKEAQWVEQSINYLKTIFI; encoded by the coding sequence ATGAAACTGGGTATCAGCACGTTTGCATTTGCATGGGCCATAGGGGTAGGAAACCGCCGGCCATTACAGCCTATGAATGCCCTGGACTTTCTCCAAAGGGCAAAAGATCTGGGGCTGAACAGGGTGCAGTTTGGCGACAACCTGCCCTTACACCAGCTTCCAGAACCAGAACTGGCACAGTTGATAGGTTTTTGCCGCGACGAAAATATCCAGGCAGAAGTGGGCGCCAGAGGTTTGTTGCCCGATCATGTACAAACCTACCTCGATATTGCCGGGCGGTTCCGGTCTCCTTTTCTGCGAATTGTCGTAGATGCGCCGGGCTACGAGCCCGATATGAGCAAAATCGTTTCGGTCATAAACCAGGTACTGCCGGTGCTGAAACAGAAAAATGTAAAGCTCGCCATTGAAAACCACGACCGGCTGAAGGCAGATCAATTTGTGGAAATGGTGGAGCGCACCGATCCCGAATGGGTGGGCATTTGCCTCGATACGATCAACTCTATGGGAGCCGACCAGAGCATAGGAGAGATACTTTCTCTATTGGCTCCCTATACATTCAACTTCCATGTAAAAGACTATACCATCAAAAGGAAATGGCACAACATGGGATTTGACACCACAGGTACACCCGCAGGGCAGGGCATGATGCCGGTGAAAAAAATTGTCGAAACCTTGCGACAATACAACCGGTGTTATAGTGCCACCCTCGAACTTTGGCCGGAGCCCATGGATGACCTGGAGCAAACCATAAGGAAAGAAGCACAATGGGTGGAACAAAGTATCAATTATTTGAAAACCATTTTTATTTAA